In Paraburkholderia flava, one genomic interval encodes:
- a CDS encoding disulfide bond formation protein B, which yields MNNDPAVLRRERSLLVLLGFICLAMVAGALYLQYFKQEDPCPLCIMQRYFYLLIAVFAFLGARLRGWRGVRLLELLAALSAAAGIVTAARHVYIQANPGFSCGFDALQPLVDSLPPAHWLPGVFKVGGLCETPYPPILGLSLPMWSLIGYVVAFVPLVLSLVRNRRRYS from the coding sequence ATGAACAACGACCCCGCCGTCCTGCGCCGCGAACGCTCCCTGCTCGTCCTGCTCGGTTTCATCTGTCTCGCGATGGTCGCGGGCGCGCTGTATCTGCAGTACTTCAAGCAGGAAGATCCGTGTCCGCTGTGCATCATGCAACGCTATTTCTATCTGCTGATCGCGGTCTTCGCGTTCCTCGGCGCGCGGCTGCGCGGCTGGCGCGGCGTGCGGCTGCTCGAATTGCTCGCGGCGTTGTCCGCGGCGGCGGGCATCGTGACGGCGGCGCGTCATGTGTACATTCAGGCGAATCCCGGTTTCAGCTGCGGGTTCGATGCGCTGCAACCGCTCGTCGACAGCCTGCCGCCCGCGCACTGGCTGCCGGGCGTGTTCAAGGTCGGTGGCCTGTGCGAAACGCCGTATCCGCCGATCCTCGGTCTGTCGCTGCCGATGTGGTCGCTGATCGGCTACGTCGTCGCGTTCGTGCCGCTGGTGTTGAGCCTGGTGCGGAATCGTCGGCGCTACAGTTGA
- a CDS encoding amidase, with amino-acid sequence MATESTRFTPFPPLAQLAADLAAGRTTSRALVETALDRIADPAGQGSTVFMHVDADHARAAADAHDRLRAAGTVLSPLAGIPVSVKDLFDIEGQVTRAGSRVLADAPPATSDALAVARLKRAGAVIVGRTNMSEFAFSGLGLNPHYGHPLSPYRRGVAGDERISGGSSSGAAASVADGMAAIALGTDTGGSIRIPAALCGLTGFKPTADRIPKQGGVPLSTTLDSFGPIGVSVACCALLDRMLAGLEPRVPDARPLEGVRLGVLTNYVTDGVEPAVADAVDAALKHLEAAGAIVTEVRFAPLDRLAEINRFGFSPIEAYAWHRPLLERHRDLYDPRVLTRILKGQPASAADYLDLVAERRAMLDAARALWQRFDALVAPTVPVVPPRVADLVDDDDAFGRTNALILRNPSAFNFLDTCALSLPCHRRGDAPVGLMLAGAPHGDDALLAVGRAVEAVLTTIR; translated from the coding sequence ATGGCCACCGAATCCACGCGCTTCACCCCCTTCCCGCCGCTCGCCCAGCTCGCCGCCGATCTCGCCGCGGGCCGCACCACGAGCCGCGCGCTCGTCGAAACCGCGCTCGACCGGATCGCCGATCCGGCGGGCCAAGGGTCGACCGTATTCATGCACGTCGACGCGGACCACGCGCGCGCCGCCGCCGACGCGCACGACCGTCTGCGTGCCGCCGGCACGGTACTGTCGCCGCTCGCCGGCATTCCGGTGTCGGTGAAAGACCTGTTCGACATTGAAGGCCAGGTGACGCGCGCGGGCTCCCGCGTGCTCGCCGACGCGCCGCCCGCAACGTCGGACGCACTCGCCGTCGCACGGCTCAAGCGCGCGGGCGCGGTGATCGTCGGGCGCACCAACATGAGCGAGTTCGCGTTCTCCGGGCTCGGCCTGAACCCGCACTACGGCCATCCGCTGTCGCCGTACCGGCGCGGCGTAGCGGGCGACGAACGGATCTCGGGCGGCTCGTCGTCGGGTGCGGCGGCGTCGGTCGCGGACGGCATGGCGGCGATCGCGCTCGGCACCGACACCGGCGGCTCGATCCGCATCCCGGCGGCGCTGTGCGGACTGACCGGCTTCAAGCCGACCGCCGACCGCATCCCGAAGCAAGGCGGCGTGCCGCTGTCGACGACGCTCGATTCGTTCGGGCCGATCGGCGTATCGGTTGCGTGCTGTGCGCTGCTGGACCGGATGCTCGCCGGTCTCGAACCGCGCGTGCCGGATGCGCGGCCGCTTGAAGGCGTGCGCCTCGGCGTGCTGACGAACTACGTGACCGACGGCGTCGAGCCGGCAGTCGCCGACGCGGTCGACGCCGCGCTCAAGCATCTCGAAGCGGCCGGCGCGATCGTCACGGAAGTGCGCTTCGCGCCGCTCGACCGCCTCGCGGAAATCAACCGCTTCGGTTTCTCGCCGATCGAGGCGTATGCGTGGCACCGTCCGCTGCTCGAACGGCATCGCGATCTGTACGACCCGCGCGTGCTGACGCGCATTCTGAAAGGTCAGCCGGCCAGCGCCGCCGACTACCTCGACCTGGTCGCCGAACGCCGCGCGATGCTCGACGCGGCGCGCGCGCTGTGGCAACGCTTCGACGCGCTGGTCGCGCCAACCGTGCCGGTCGTGCCGCCGCGCGTCGCCGATCTGGTCGACGATGACGACGCATTCGGCCGCACCAACGCGCTGATCCTGCGCAACCCGAGCGCGTTCAATTTCCTCGATACCTGCGCGCTGTCGCTGCCATGTCATCGTCGCGGCGACGCGCCGGTCGGTCTGATGCTGGCGGGCGCGCCGCATGGCGACGACGCGCTGCTCGCGGTCGGCCGCGCGGTCGAAGCGGTGCTGACGACGATCCGCTAG
- a CDS encoding GntR family transcriptional regulator: protein MTLPSPSSAARAARQNTASLAEQAYDFVKREIITMRLRPSEVLNEADLMALTGIGRTPVHQALHRLVHEGMLTIMPRKGIMVRPVSLDDVLAIIDVRLVNETYCVELAARHAQAHDFATMQALLDRSAVCVAAHDVEGMMVIDREFHLAISAASRNAVLADILRGLHERSLRFWFISLSEPHHLEDVHEEHLELFRLLRERDADGARRSVQRHIEAFRATLFNRI, encoded by the coding sequence ATGACGCTTCCGTCTCCCTCCAGCGCTGCCCGTGCAGCGCGACAGAACACTGCGAGCCTCGCCGAGCAGGCGTACGACTTCGTCAAGCGCGAGATCATCACGATGCGCCTGCGCCCGAGCGAAGTGCTCAACGAAGCCGATCTGATGGCGCTCACCGGCATCGGCCGCACGCCTGTTCACCAGGCGCTGCACCGGCTCGTGCACGAAGGGATGCTGACCATCATGCCGCGCAAGGGCATCATGGTGCGCCCCGTGTCGCTCGACGACGTACTCGCGATCATCGACGTGCGGCTCGTCAACGAAACCTATTGCGTCGAACTCGCCGCGCGTCACGCGCAGGCGCACGACTTCGCGACGATGCAGGCGTTGCTAGACCGCTCGGCGGTATGCGTCGCGGCGCATGATGTCGAAGGGATGATGGTCATCGACCGCGAATTCCATCTGGCTATTTCAGCCGCATCGCGCAACGCCGTGCTCGCCGACATCCTGCGCGGACTGCACGAACGCTCGCTGCGTTTCTGGTTCATCTCGCTGTCCGAGCCGCATCATCTCGAAGACGTCCACGAAGAACATCTCGAACTCTTCCGCCTGCTGCGCGAGCGCGACGCCGACGGCGCGCGTCGCTCCGTGCAGCGGCACATCGAAGCCTTCCGCGCGACCCTTTTCAACCGGATCTGA